ATTGAGTCTATAAACAAAACTCCCGCAGTATTATCATTATTATTCCCAGGACTTGGGCAATATCATAATAAACAATACTTTAAGGCAGCATTATTCTTTATAGGATTATTATTTATTTACTTTGTAGCAATTCCTTATACTTTAGGTTATGGAAACTATAGAGGAGAAGGACTTAGAGGTTTATTCTCACTTGCCAAAGGTGGTAAAAAATTAGATAAATCAATAATCTTTATGATAGAAGGAATAATTTCAATAATATTAATCTTATTTACTATAGCAATTTCATTCTTATCATTTAAAGATGCTAAAGATGTTATGGTAGCTAAGTTAAAAGGTATTAGACCTAAAACAACTTTTGAAACTGTAGAATCATTAAAAGAAGATGGATTCCCTTATATAGTTTCAATAAGTTCATTCATATTATTAATATTTGTTGTAATTTTACCAATTATGACAACAATATTATTATCATTTGCAGGTATGGATCCTAATAACCAATCTAAGTTCCAATGGATAGGACTTGAAAACTATAAATTATTAATTACTGGAACAGGAATAGCTGGAGGACCATTCTGGTTAATCTTAGGATGGACATTATTATGGACAGTATTTGCTACAACACTTGCAATAACAGTTGGATTTGGACTTGCGTTACTTGCAAACAATGAAAGAATTAAAGGGAAAACTTTATATAGAACTATTTACTTATTACCATGGGCAGTTCCAGCATTTATTACAATAATGTTCTTTAGTATTATGTCTTCTAGAACGGGACAAATTACTAAATTACTTGAATTTATGTTTGGTGGAGACTGGGCTATTAAAAATAGTACTACATTAACAAGAATAGCTTTAATTTCATTACAAACATGGCTTGGAAGTTCGTATGTATTCTTATTATCAACAGGGGTATTACAAGGTATACCAGCTGACTTATATGAAGCTGCAGATATAGATGGTGCAACTACTTGGCAAAAATTAACAAGAATAACTGTACCATTAGTATTATTCCAAACAGCTCCATTATTAATAGGACAATATACATTCAACTTTAATAACTTCTCTATAATTTATTTATTTAATGGTGGAGGACCATTTGATCCTTCTAAATACGGTAACTTAGCAGGAAGTACAGACTTATTAATTTCATATATTTATAAGTTAACAATTGAAAAACAATATCAATCTATAGGGGCTGCAATAACAGTATTTATCTCAATTGGATTAATGTTTGTAGCTTATTTAGGATTTAAGAATTCTAAAGCGTTCAAGGAGGGTAAATAATGGCTAAGAAAAGTAAAAATACTAATTTATATTTATCAGATAAACCACCTTTGAATTTTGCAGGAAAAGTTGGATTAGCACTTAGTTATATTATTTTAACTATTTGGGCTTTATTAATTATAGTACCTTTAGTATTTATGGTTGTAGCTTCATTTAATGGAGAACAAGAAAAATACTTAATATTAGGTTCAAGTTTTACATTCTCATTAAAACATTATGGAATATTATTTAGTAAAACATTATTCTTAAGATGGGTTGTAAATACAATAGCAATAGCAACAGCTACAGCTTTATTTACATTATTAATAGTATCTTTCACAGGATATGTATATTCAAGATTTAGATTTAAAGGTAAAAAAGTATCTTTAATGGCAATAATGTTAATTCAAGTTATACCAGCTTTTGCTGGAATAGCAGCATACTATACTATGCACCAAATAATAGTATCAATATTCCCGTTCTTTACTAGAACTTTAATGTTAATATCTATTTATGCAATAGGTGGTATAGCAGGTAATACTTTCATACTTAAAGGATATATAGATTCTATATCTCCAGAACTTGATGAAGCAGCTAGAATGGAAGGTTCATCAAATATGCAAGTATATAGATTAATCATTATGCCTATAGCAAGACCAATGTTAGCAATTATAGCTTTATGGTCATTTATAGGACCATTTATGGATTTCTTATTACCAAGAATATTACTTACAAATCCTAAACAATATACACTTGCAGCTGGTTTATTTACATTAATTTCTGATGATAGAACAAGACTAGAACCAGTATTTGCTGCAGGAGGAATTTTAACAGCAATACCTATAGTACTATTATTTATAGTACTACAAAAACAATTAGTATCTGGATTAAGTAGTGGATCAGTGAAAGGATAGGAGAATATATGAAAGTAGAATTAAAAAATGTAGGGAAAAAATACGAAGGAAATGACGTATATACTTTAGAAAATATAAACTTAGAAATAGAAAGTAAAGATTTTTGTGTAATCTTAGGTCCATCAGGATGTGGTAAATCAACTTTACTTAGAATGATAGCAGGATTAAACTCTATTACAACTGGAGAATTATTATTTGATGATAAAATAATGAATAAAGTACATTCAAAAGATAGAAATATAGCAATGGTTTTCCAAAGCTATGCTTTATATCCTCATATGACAGTATATGATAACATGGCATTTTCACTTGCTATGAGAAAAATGGATAAGAAAATGATACATGAAAGAGTTTTAGAAGCAGCTAAAATCTTACAAATAGAAAAATATCTATATTCTAAACCATCTGATATTTCAGGAGGACAAAGACAAAGGGTTGCTTTAGGACGTGCTATAGTTAGAAAACCAGCAGTATTCTTAATGGACGAACCTTTATCAAACTTAGATGCTAAGTTAAGAGAGCATATGAGAATAGAGTTAGTTAAAATACATAGAAACTTAGATACAACAACTATTTATGTAACACATGACCAAACAGAAGCAATGACTATGGGAACTAGAATAGTATTAATGAACGATAGTAAAATTCAACAAGTTGGAAAACCAGAAGAATTCTATAATAAACCTCAAAATATATTCGTAGCTAAATTTATAGGTTCACCTACTATGAATATAATGGAAGGATACATTAAAGATGGACACTTCATTTCTAATTCTGAAGAAGTAGTAATCAAAGCTAATGATGAAGATAAAGAAAGATTAAGAGATTATGAAGGTAAAAAAGTATCTTTAGGTATAAGATCTGAAAGATTCTTAAGTGGTGAAGAACATGAAAATAGATTCGCAGCTACTATAGAAGTTATAGAAATGTTAGGTAAAGAAAAATTACTTTACTGTAAATTAACTGATGGTACTAACTTAGTAGTTACAATGCCAGGGCACTATAACTATGAAATTGGAGAAGTACATAACTTCGGATTTGATACAGAAGCATTACACTTCTTTGATGAAAATGGAAATAGAATATAATTAAAATAAAATAATTAGAAAGAGGGACTTATCCCTCTTTTTAAATAGATAATAAGGAAGGTGAGTTATGATAAATAAGGCTGGATTTTACCATGAACCAGTTTCAAGGTATTGCTTTGCAATTAGTAATAATGAAGTAGTATTAAGATTAAGAATTGCAAAGGAAGATATAAATAAAAAAGTATATTTAGTGTATGGTAAAAAATATGAGTTCTATCTAAGAAGAGAGGAAATGGAACTTGAATTAAAATTTATTGATGCAGTTTATGGATATTACGAAGTAAAATTAGAACTAGATGATGTTAGACTTGCATATATATTTAAAATAATTGATGGAGAAAAAGAATATTATTATAGTGAAGATGGAGTAACAGATAGTTATGATTATTCGCTTGCATACTATAATTTTTTTCAAGTACCATATATTAATAAAAATGATGTAATGCCTGTAATAGATTGGACAAGATCTGCAGTTTATTATCAAATTTTTGTTGATAGATTCTTTAAAGGAAAAGAAAAAGATGAATCATATATTAATTTAAAATGGGGAAATAAACCTAAACCTACATCTTTTGCAGGAGGAGATTTAGAAGGAATAAGGCAAAAATTACCATATTTAAAAGAACTAGGGATTAATGTAATTTATCTAACACCAATATTTTTAGCAGAAACTAATCATAAATATGATACTTTAAACTATTTTGAAATAGACCCACAATTTGGTAATAAAGAAGATTTTAAAAAACTTGTAGAAGATATACATGGTATGGGAATGAGAATAGTTCTTGATGCTGTATTTAACCATATTAATATGAATAGTAAAAAATTTTTAGATGTAAGAGAAAAAGGTAAAGATTCAAAATATTATGATTGGTTTGTAATAAAAGGTGATTTCCCTGATAT
This Streptobacillus canis DNA region includes the following protein-coding sequences:
- a CDS encoding carbohydrate ABC transporter permease; its protein translation is MNHKVYDSLDNPHARKNLYLKDVADGITTNRNSHAYNVEMKKLLEEEKIYLSALKKLKASEKQTLLSKFDNKEAELRLELFEAKKLNSFYTGKEEKSYDFELESKKSTIQMDRLPSIIELYSESIREKKDLQHKLSTLSKHDDEDKVKEFESKKEELNKKFKTDSDKLRHSHSEGLISRKALKTQIDQLKMELKDKLEVLKLDIPSEAIKSRISVLNYLSTVEVKSRYKIMQQDIADLYRKIPVEIESINKTPAVLSLLFPGLGQYHNKQYFKAALFFIGLLFIYFVAIPYTLGYGNYRGEGLRGLFSLAKGGKKLDKSIIFMIEGIISIILILFTIAISFLSFKDAKDVMVAKLKGIRPKTTFETVESLKEDGFPYIVSISSFILLIFVVILPIMTTILLSFAGMDPNNQSKFQWIGLENYKLLITGTGIAGGPFWLILGWTLLWTVFATTLAITVGFGLALLANNERIKGKTLYRTIYLLPWAVPAFITIMFFSIMSSRTGQITKLLEFMFGGDWAIKNSTTLTRIALISLQTWLGSSYVFLLSTGVLQGIPADLYEAADIDGATTWQKLTRITVPLVLFQTAPLLIGQYTFNFNNFSIIYLFNGGGPFDPSKYGNLAGSTDLLISYIYKLTIEKQYQSIGAAITVFISIGLMFVAYLGFKNSKAFKEGK
- a CDS encoding ABC transporter ATP-binding protein, producing MKVELKNVGKKYEGNDVYTLENINLEIESKDFCVILGPSGCGKSTLLRMIAGLNSITTGELLFDDKIMNKVHSKDRNIAMVFQSYALYPHMTVYDNMAFSLAMRKMDKKMIHERVLEAAKILQIEKYLYSKPSDISGGQRQRVALGRAIVRKPAVFLMDEPLSNLDAKLREHMRIELVKIHRNLDTTTIYVTHDQTEAMTMGTRIVLMNDSKIQQVGKPEEFYNKPQNIFVAKFIGSPTMNIMEGYIKDGHFISNSEEVVIKANDEDKERLRDYEGKKVSLGIRSERFLSGEEHENRFAATIEVIEMLGKEKLLYCKLTDGTNLVVTMPGHYNYEIGEVHNFGFDTEALHFFDENGNRI
- a CDS encoding sugar ABC transporter permease, whose amino-acid sequence is MAKKSKNTNLYLSDKPPLNFAGKVGLALSYIILTIWALLIIVPLVFMVVASFNGEQEKYLILGSSFTFSLKHYGILFSKTLFLRWVVNTIAIATATALFTLLIVSFTGYVYSRFRFKGKKVSLMAIMLIQVIPAFAGIAAYYTMHQIIVSIFPFFTRTLMLISIYAIGGIAGNTFILKGYIDSISPELDEAARMEGSSNMQVYRLIIMPIARPMLAIIALWSFIGPFMDFLLPRILLTNPKQYTLAAGLFTLISDDRTRLEPVFAAGGILTAIPIVLLFIVLQKQLVSGLSSGSVKG